From a single Nostoc sp. MS1 genomic region:
- the dnaG gene encoding DNA primase, giving the protein MQIPRLHPDTIDEVKHRADIVDVVSEYVVLRKRGKDFVGLCPFHDEKSPSFTVSQTKQMYYCFGCQAGGNSIKFLMELGKRSFAEVVLDLARRYQVPVQTLEPEQRQELQRQLSLREQLYEVMASAASFYQHALRQSQGQRALQYLRSDRQLNEATIQQFGLGYAPAGWETLHRYLVEDKHYPVQLVEKAGLIKPRKEGAGYYDVFRDRLMIPIRDIQGRVIAFGGRTLTDEQPKYLNSPETELFNKGKTLFALDQAKTGIAQLDQAVVVEGYFDAIALHAAGINNAVASLGTALSLEQVRLILRYTESKQLVLNFDADKAGTNAAERAIGEIANLAYKGEVQLKILNIPDGKDADEYLHTHTPEDYGQLLANAPLWLNWQIQQTIKDQDLRQATDFQQVTQQFVKLLKNIVNSDTRNYYVSYCAEILSLGDTRLIPLRVENLLTQITPTTATYSKPLSPRTNRSHSQLPTPNSQLPTDRHLLEHAEALLLRIYLHCSEHRQAIMDELEARNLDFSLSHHRFLWLQIIESTEKQVDLISRLQDIYLELGEELSVISHLFHLDEKTKKEIMRTPQVVQAAIACMERVLREKRYRHFLELWQETDPEIEPEKWQSYYQAFYTEKIKLQELDRQRQFSLTELL; this is encoded by the coding sequence ATGCAAATCCCACGCTTACACCCAGATACGATTGATGAAGTTAAACATCGGGCTGATATTGTCGATGTGGTATCAGAATATGTAGTTTTACGCAAGCGTGGTAAGGATTTTGTCGGATTATGTCCATTTCATGATGAGAAATCGCCTAGTTTTACTGTTAGCCAAACTAAGCAAATGTATTATTGCTTCGGTTGTCAGGCTGGGGGAAACTCAATTAAGTTTTTGATGGAGTTGGGGAAGCGATCGTTTGCTGAGGTGGTGTTAGATTTAGCCCGGCGTTACCAAGTACCTGTACAAACTCTCGAACCAGAACAACGCCAAGAATTACAACGTCAGTTGTCTTTGCGGGAACAGTTGTATGAAGTTATGGCTTCGGCGGCGAGTTTTTATCAGCACGCGCTACGCCAATCTCAAGGACAAAGGGCATTGCAATATTTACGTAGCGATCGCCAACTCAATGAAGCCACTATCCAGCAGTTTGGTTTAGGTTACGCACCCGCAGGTTGGGAAACCCTGCATCGCTATTTGGTAGAAGATAAACATTATCCAGTCCAATTGGTAGAAAAAGCTGGTTTAATTAAACCGCGTAAGGAAGGGGCGGGATATTATGATGTATTCCGCGATCGCCTGATGATTCCCATCCGTGATATCCAAGGAAGGGTGATTGCTTTTGGTGGGAGAACTCTGACGGATGAACAGCCGAAATATTTAAACTCACCGGAAACGGAATTATTTAATAAGGGTAAAACCCTATTCGCTTTGGATCAAGCAAAGACGGGGATTGCACAACTTGATCAAGCTGTGGTAGTGGAGGGATATTTTGATGCGATCGCTCTCCACGCGGCTGGGATAAATAACGCTGTAGCTTCTTTGGGTACTGCCTTGAGTTTAGAGCAGGTAAGACTGATATTGCGCTACACCGAATCAAAACAGTTGGTACTCAACTTTGACGCAGATAAAGCCGGAACTAACGCCGCCGAAAGAGCGATCGGGGAAATTGCCAATTTAGCTTATAAAGGCGAAGTGCAACTGAAAATACTTAATATACCCGACGGCAAAGATGCGGATGAATATTTGCATACCCATACACCTGAAGATTATGGACAACTATTAGCAAATGCACCATTGTGGTTAAATTGGCAGATTCAGCAGACTATCAAAGACCAGGATTTAAGACAAGCTACGGATTTTCAACAAGTTACCCAACAATTTGTCAAACTACTCAAAAATATAGTTAACAGCGATACTCGTAACTATTACGTCTCTTACTGTGCCGAAATCCTCAGCTTAGGAGACACCAGACTCATTCCCTTACGAGTAGAAAATCTCCTCACCCAAATCACCCCCACCACCGCTACATATTCTAAACCCCTCTCACCCAGAACCAATAGAAGCCACTCCCAACTCCCCACTCCCAACTCCCAACTCCCCACTGATCGCCACCTTCTAGAACACGCCGAGGCGCTACTGCTGCGAATTTACCTCCATTGTTCCGAACATCGTCAAGCGATTATGGACGAACTAGAGGCACGGAACTTGGATTTTAGTCTTTCTCATCATCGATTTTTGTGGCTACAAATTATAGAATCTACAGAGAAGCAAGTTGATTTAATTTCGAGATTACAAGATATATATTTAGAATTAGGTGAAGAACTGAGTGTAATTTCTCATCTGTTCCATCTTGATGAGAAAACCAAGAAGGAGATAATGCGGACTCCGCAAGTTGTACAAGCTGCGATCGCCTGCATGGAAAGAGTCCTCAGAGAAAAGCGTTACCGTCACTTTTTGGAACTTTGGCAAGAAACTGATCCTGAGATTGAGCCAGAAAAATGGCAGTCCTATTATCAGGCGTTCTATACTGAAAAAATCAAACTTCAGGAATTAGACCGACAACGACAGTTTTCACTAACTGAGTTATTGTAA
- a CDS encoding N-acetylmuramoyl-L-alanine amidase produces MGRIFISAAHGGREVGGIDPGSIAGGTTEAREMILLRDLIVTELRSRSFEVLSVPDDLSAADTIAWINSRGRRGDVALEVHADSASSPSVRGASVFYIANNNERKSNGELLLVGLLRRVSQLPNRGVKPDTDSGLGRLAFCRQITIASLLMQVAFLSSPEDRALLQNRRRDFALGIADGLASWSRVIDPNPGTPADPNYPPINININGQNYAEQGILVNGNAYIPIDLVDRLRIDLSKAPNVNRITYRRVVYIKAVELRDFSVAVSWDAATRTVTLRSNLVVCPGQIDRIISNGTTSEVQMQIFLRNNNENALAQFPDIPKLYREEAGAEGVNYDIAFCQMCVETGFLRFGGDIKAEQNNFAGLGSIGGATEAASFPSARIGVRAHIQHLKAYASLEPLVNEVVDPRFRFVTRGVATKIDDLSGRWSADLDYGAKITAMVKRLYESAGLL; encoded by the coding sequence ATGGGGCGTATTTTTATTTCAGCAGCTCACGGAGGCCGGGAGGTTGGGGGTATAGATCCAGGTTCAATCGCTGGGGGAACGACGGAAGCTAGAGAGATGATTTTGCTGCGGGATTTGATTGTGACAGAATTGCGATCGCGCAGTTTTGAGGTTTTGTCTGTTCCTGACGATTTGAGTGCGGCTGATACGATCGCTTGGATCAATTCCCGTGGCCGTCGCGGTGATGTCGCCCTAGAAGTTCATGCTGATTCCGCTAGTAGTCCTAGTGTACGTGGGGCTAGTGTCTTCTACATTGCCAATAACAACGAGCGTAAAAGCAATGGTGAACTGCTATTAGTCGGACTACTGCGCCGCGTCTCTCAACTACCAAACCGAGGTGTTAAGCCAGATACAGATAGTGGTTTGGGTAGATTGGCGTTTTGTCGGCAGATTACAATTGCTTCGTTACTCATGCAGGTGGCTTTCCTCAGCAGCCCAGAAGATAGGGCTTTGCTGCAAAATCGTCGCCGAGACTTCGCATTGGGTATTGCCGATGGTTTAGCTTCATGGAGTCGAGTCATTGACCCTAATCCGGGAACCCCAGCCGACCCCAACTATCCACCTATCAACATTAACATTAACGGACAGAATTACGCAGAGCAAGGAATCTTAGTCAATGGTAATGCTTACATCCCTATTGATTTAGTTGATCGTCTGCGGATTGATTTATCAAAAGCACCGAATGTCAACCGTATTACATACCGCCGAGTTGTATATATTAAAGCAGTAGAATTGCGAGATTTTAGTGTCGCAGTTAGCTGGGATGCAGCAACACGTACCGTTACCTTACGTTCCAATTTGGTAGTTTGCCCTGGTCAAATCGATAGAATCATATCGAATGGCACTACCTCAGAAGTACAGATGCAAATCTTCTTGAGAAACAATAACGAGAATGCTTTAGCCCAATTTCCCGATATTCCCAAACTCTATCGAGAAGAAGCAGGTGCAGAGGGAGTAAATTATGACATTGCTTTCTGTCAAATGTGCGTAGAAACAGGCTTTTTACGCTTTGGTGGAGATATTAAAGCAGAACAAAATAACTTTGCTGGCTTAGGTTCTATCGGTGGTGCGACCGAAGCCGCTTCTTTCCCCAGCGCCAGAATTGGTGTAAGGGCGCACATCCAACACCTCAAAGCCTACGCCAGCCTCGAACCCTTAGTCAATGAAGTAGTAGATCCAAGGTTTCGCTTCGTCACCCGTGGCGTTGCTACTAAAATTGACGACCTTTCGGGGCGCTGGTCAGCCGATTTAGATTACGGGGCAAAAATTACAGCAATGGTCAAGCGTTTGTATGAGTCCGCAGGATTGTTGTGA
- a CDS encoding tetratricopeptide repeat protein, with protein sequence MTQPCNRVSVWEERRNEANTYYKQGKFQEYLDLITENLQLARSIPDRAREGHTLNDIGLAYLGCWQPQKALECFHQALAVAVEIGNIQAEATALSNLGSTCSRLGKLSQALEYFDKAAQTFRDLQDTPGEVSTLNDMALIYVRLGEPKRSLLLQNQILAMRRFLGDFSGEATTLNGMGFAYSALGQFELALQYLQQALPIQKAAKNITGEAITLNNIGSTYLDLGQPKQALLIYHQVLLTRQAMCDRPGEATTLNNIGFTYYKLGSHRKALKFYKQALAIYQHLGDSLGEISTLLNMGNLYVTTKRKKFALMCYRNAQELAEQIEDQSIFEKVKQCMDAL encoded by the coding sequence ATGACGCAACCTTGCAATCGAGTTAGTGTTTGGGAAGAACGTCGTAATGAAGCTAATACCTACTACAAGCAGGGAAAATTTCAAGAATATCTCGATTTGATAACGGAAAATTTACAATTAGCCAGATCAATTCCAGACCGTGCTAGAGAAGGTCATACGTTAAACGATATCGGTTTAGCATATCTTGGATGCTGGCAACCACAAAAAGCATTAGAGTGTTTCCATCAAGCTTTGGCTGTGGCTGTAGAAATTGGCAATATACAAGCAGAAGCTACAGCTTTAAGTAATTTGGGTTCGACTTGTAGTCGGCTGGGGAAACTTTCTCAAGCATTGGAATATTTTGATAAAGCGGCACAAACCTTTAGGGATCTGCAAGATACCCCAGGCGAAGTTTCTACCCTGAATGATATGGCGTTAATTTATGTCAGATTGGGTGAACCTAAGCGATCGCTTTTACTGCAAAATCAAATCTTAGCAATGCGACGCTTTTTAGGAGACTTTTCCGGTGAAGCCACCACCCTGAATGGTATGGGATTTGCCTACAGTGCTTTAGGTCAATTTGAGTTGGCGCTGCAATATCTCCAACAAGCACTACCGATTCAAAAAGCTGCCAAGAATATTACAGGTGAAGCTATCACCTTGAATAACATCGGGTCTACCTATCTTGACTTAGGACAACCTAAACAAGCCTTGTTAATTTACCATCAAGTCTTGTTAACACGTCAGGCAATGTGCGATCGCCCAGGTGAAGCTACAACTCTCAACAATATCGGCTTTACTTATTATAAATTGGGCAGTCACCGTAAAGCGCTGAAATTCTACAAACAAGCACTGGCTATTTATCAACATCTAGGAGATTCTTTAGGAGAAATTTCTACTTTGTTGAATATGGGCAACCTTTATGTAACCACAAAACGCAAAAAGTTCGCCTTAATGTGCTATCGCAATGCTCAAGAATTAGCAGAGCAAATCGAAGATCAGTCCATCTTTGAGAAAGTCAAACAGTGTATGGATGCTTTGTAA
- a CDS encoding acetyltransferase, whose translation MLLQIKDSSDLVKIVDIQELIDPNNDIVHAKDQKGQEEQDTDSFNKANLVFPSGESLPRCWLDANYRQA comes from the coding sequence ATGCTTTTACAAATTAAAGACAGTAGCGATTTAGTGAAGATTGTTGATATCCAGGAGTTGATTGATCCCAATAATGATATTGTTCATGCAAAGGATCAAAAAGGACAAGAAGAACAAGATACTGATTCTTTCAACAAAGCAAATCTTGTCTTCCCTTCTGGGGAAAGTCTGCCACGTTGTTGGTTAGATGCAAATTATAGGCAAGCTTAA
- a CDS encoding DUF3181 family protein: MAKTNTTELLEALAAEIGENVYIDIAKWHLYLSDAKLHTVVAEQLYPLITTNSVTEDRVLKVLESITVKIGGGRRELSLIDLLPLQCQVHLVDILEKYQREI, from the coding sequence ATGGCTAAGACTAACACTACAGAACTGCTAGAAGCCCTAGCGGCCGAGATTGGCGAAAATGTTTATATAGATATTGCCAAATGGCATCTATATTTATCTGATGCCAAACTGCATACCGTCGTTGCAGAACAGTTGTATCCTTTAATTACTACTAACTCTGTCACTGAAGACCGAGTTCTAAAAGTATTAGAATCTATTACCGTAAAAATTGGTGGTGGTAGAAGAGAACTTTCTTTAATTGATTTACTCCCCCTACAATGCCAGGTACATCTGGTTGATATTTTAGAAAAATATCAACGCGAAATATAA
- a CDS encoding Uma2 family endonuclease yields MTVYGQIDPNILYPDSDGKPMADNTEQFRWIVLIKENLEILFASNDNIFIAGDLLWYPIRSQLIAPVAPDVMVVFGRPKGKRGSYRQWQEDNIPPQVVFEILSPSNDSKDMDRKLEFYDTYGVDEYYLYDPESFQLDGWVRQNEHLTKLWQMDGWVSPHLGIKFATGTGEPIIYRPDGQKFLNSVELNQRVEEAELLLEQERQRAEQLAQYLRSLGVDPNNLPPS; encoded by the coding sequence ATGACTGTCTACGGGCAAATAGACCCTAATATTCTTTATCCTGACAGCGACGGCAAGCCAATGGCAGACAATACAGAACAATTCCGTTGGATTGTCTTAATTAAAGAAAATTTAGAGATTTTATTTGCTAGTAATGACAATATATTTATTGCTGGAGATTTGCTTTGGTATCCTATTCGCTCTCAGCTAATTGCACCAGTTGCACCCGATGTTATGGTTGTTTTTGGTAGACCAAAGGGTAAACGCGGTTCATATCGTCAATGGCAAGAAGATAATATTCCCCCACAAGTAGTTTTTGAAATTCTCTCCCCCAGTAACGATAGCAAAGACATGGATCGCAAACTTGAGTTTTACGATACCTACGGGGTGGATGAATATTATTTATATGACCCTGAAAGTTTTCAACTAGATGGCTGGGTGCGACAAAATGAGCATTTAACTAAATTGTGGCAAATGGACGGTTGGGTTAGTCCTCATTTGGGAATTAAATTTGCAACTGGTACGGGAGAACCAATCATTTACCGTCCAGATGGACAAAAGTTTTTAAACTCCGTAGAACTAAACCAACGGGTAGAAGAAGCTGAGTTGTTGTTAGAACAAGAACGCCAACGTGCAGAACAGTTAGCACAATACTTGCGTAGTCTTGGTGTTGATCCCAATAACCTGCCGCCAAGCTAA
- a CDS encoding response regulator encodes MNNQNLGKGKVLIADDDDDSRIMLSFVLAEEGWEVYEACNGKEAVEKVIEHKPDLLILDNRMPELTGVEVYQYLQTKGIKITVVFATAHDYLEELASTLGVIHFINKPYEIPKLLKMVESAYASSGNSASIF; translated from the coding sequence ATGAACAATCAGAATTTAGGCAAAGGGAAAGTTTTAATTGCTGATGATGATGATGACAGCCGGATCATGCTTTCTTTCGTATTGGCAGAAGAAGGTTGGGAAGTATACGAGGCTTGTAATGGTAAAGAAGCTGTAGAAAAAGTAATTGAACACAAACCGGATCTATTGATTTTGGATAATAGAATGCCAGAGTTAACGGGGGTTGAAGTGTATCAATATTTACAAACAAAAGGTATTAAGATAACCGTTGTCTTCGCCACAGCACACGACTATCTGGAGGAATTAGCTTCAACCTTGGGTGTGATTCATTTTATTAATAAACCCTATGAAATTCCTAAGTTATTGAAGATGGTAGAGTCTGCTTATGCTAGTTCTGGCAACTCAGCCAGTATCTTTTAG
- a CDS encoding GAF domain-containing protein: protein MSTLDHDPLEAGRVYKSTGALPQKMLRSTVYRAWERSHLQGANPHALQAEKLSILETERLVEQHGYLLNAVQPYFHILSQAAGKEPHAVMLSDRHAVLLGLTGDKQTINTESFPQAGSLLSESVAGANGIGTPLAEENYVEIVTNEHFIDGFHPFTCQGIPIRNEKQEIVGVLSISSQRQDAGKRLKEILLCASHAVEAELLVANLEKDIHHVLVSHPDDYQPLEKLRQDIIQAHHAARLKLEVSSRLVAGNRLDYAKQLLQQAEQSIRTFERQGEIWRNLASNHIGSVETISLTDTIQDLVELLSTEAAIRKVEVVTNWQEEITVITETASLLRRLLRYFLECFEIAGKGGTLEITVHRMLNSENILIRFMPVAVLNTYSVEPTPFTFSLPITIK from the coding sequence ATGTCCACTTTAGACCATGATCCGTTAGAAGCGGGACGTGTATATAAAAGTACAGGCGCATTACCTCAAAAAATGCTGCGTTCAACCGTCTACCGCGCTTGGGAGAGATCCCACCTGCAAGGAGCAAATCCCCACGCACTACAGGCAGAAAAACTCTCAATTTTAGAGACTGAGCGTTTAGTTGAGCAGCATGGATATTTGCTCAATGCGGTGCAGCCTTATTTTCACATTTTATCTCAGGCTGCTGGTAAAGAACCTCATGCTGTAATGTTAAGCGATCGCCATGCGGTTTTGCTAGGTTTAACTGGCGATAAACAAACTATTAATACAGAATCATTTCCCCAAGCTGGTTCTTTATTATCCGAAAGCGTAGCTGGCGCTAATGGTATCGGTACACCCTTAGCAGAAGAAAATTATGTAGAAATTGTTACTAATGAGCATTTTATTGATGGCTTTCATCCCTTTACCTGTCAAGGTATTCCTATACGTAACGAAAAACAAGAGATTGTGGGAGTCCTCAGTATCTCATCACAACGTCAGGATGCAGGAAAGCGCTTAAAAGAAATCTTATTATGTGCATCTCATGCAGTTGAAGCAGAACTTTTAGTCGCAAACCTAGAAAAAGATATTCATCATGTACTGGTATCACATCCTGATGACTATCAACCATTAGAGAAACTTCGTCAGGATATTATCCAAGCACATCATGCTGCACGCTTAAAGTTAGAAGTTAGTTCTCGCTTAGTAGCAGGAAATCGCCTAGATTATGCCAAACAGTTATTGCAACAGGCAGAACAATCGATTCGCACGTTTGAACGTCAAGGCGAAATCTGGCGTAACTTAGCTTCCAATCATATCGGCTCAGTTGAAACTATCTCCCTAACGGATACTATCCAAGATTTAGTGGAATTACTATCTACTGAAGCCGCCATCCGTAAGGTAGAGGTAGTCACGAACTGGCAAGAGGAAATTACAGTAATTACCGAAACAGCAAGTCTTTTACGCCGTTTGTTACGTTATTTTTTGGAATGTTTTGAGATCGCTGGTAAAGGGGGAACACTAGAAATAACTGTACATAGGATGTTAAATTCCGAAAATATACTAATAAGATTTATGCCTGTTGCAGTTTTAAACACATATTCAGTGGAACCAACACCGTTTACATTTTCTTTACCAATAACAATTAAGTAA
- a CDS encoding NFACT family protein, whose translation MQPVDFTTLTATCSELRAHWLPSRLEQVYQRDRYTIAIALRTLNKRGWLQISWHPQAAHICIGDPPPRAPDTFTFSQQLVHQLGGLALVAIEAIAPWERVIDLQFARRPGDEVLYHIYAEIMGKYSNAILTDANNLIITAAHQVSQQQSSVRPILTGQPYETPPKLTGTIPSLQESQARWQERVSLVPGAIKRQLLKSYSGLSAVLVESMLLVSEIPPETSTDTLTAEDWQRLFARWQEWLHALDSGKFQPAWMNNGYTVMGWGAITPTKDIQTLINEYYTAQLNQQLFAQLRHQLTQKLSNILGKLRNKAQTFSDRLQQSDRADEYRQKADLLMAHLQNWEPGMTEIIIPDFETGEPVAIALQPDKNAVLNAQNLYKQHQKLKRARAAVEPLLQEVQSEIDYLEQVEAAIAQIDKYQTAEDLQALEEIRDELIGQKYLEELEYRSRNNNETASTNFHNYRTPNGFLVLIGRNNRQNDQLTFRVAGDYDLWFHAQEIPGSHVLLRLDPGAVPDANDLQYVADLAAYYSRGRQSDQVPVVYTEPKYVYKPKGAKPGIAIYKQERILWGKPQSVGY comes from the coding sequence GTGCAACCAGTAGACTTTACTACCCTAACAGCTACTTGTAGCGAACTCCGCGCTCATTGGCTACCATCGCGCCTAGAGCAAGTTTATCAGCGCGATCGCTACACTATTGCTATAGCCTTACGTACCCTCAACAAAAGAGGCTGGCTACAAATATCTTGGCATCCTCAAGCCGCGCACATCTGTATTGGTGATCCACCTCCACGCGCCCCAGATACGTTTACTTTCAGCCAACAATTAGTTCACCAGTTGGGAGGATTAGCCTTAGTCGCCATTGAAGCGATCGCACCGTGGGAGCGTGTGATTGATTTACAATTTGCTCGTCGCCCTGGTGATGAGGTGCTGTATCACATCTACGCGGAAATCATGGGCAAATACAGTAATGCAATTCTCACCGATGCCAACAATTTAATTATTACTGCCGCCCATCAAGTGAGTCAGCAACAATCAAGCGTGCGTCCCATACTCACCGGACAACCTTACGAAACACCACCAAAACTAACTGGTACTATCCCCAGTTTGCAGGAAAGCCAAGCACGTTGGCAAGAAAGGGTGAGTTTAGTCCCAGGCGCAATTAAGCGTCAGTTACTTAAAAGCTATAGCGGTTTGAGTGCTGTCTTGGTAGAGTCGATGTTACTGGTATCTGAGATTCCACCAGAAACTTCTACTGATACTTTGACTGCTGAAGACTGGCAAAGATTATTTGCACGTTGGCAAGAATGGCTACACGCTTTAGATAGTGGGAAATTCCAACCAGCTTGGATGAATAATGGTTATACAGTTATGGGTTGGGGTGCGATCACACCAACCAAAGATATTCAAACATTAATCAACGAATACTATACAGCACAGCTAAATCAACAATTATTTGCCCAATTAAGGCATCAATTAACTCAGAAATTGAGTAATATTTTAGGTAAATTGCGTAACAAAGCTCAAACTTTTAGCGATCGCCTACAACAATCAGATCGGGCTGATGAGTATCGGCAAAAAGCTGATTTATTGATGGCACACCTACAAAATTGGGAACCAGGAATGACAGAAATTATCATACCTGATTTTGAGACAGGGGAACCTGTAGCGATCGCCCTCCAGCCAGATAAAAACGCTGTGCTGAATGCCCAAAATCTCTACAAACAGCACCAAAAACTCAAACGCGCTCGTGCAGCCGTCGAACCACTACTACAAGAAGTACAATCAGAAATCGATTATTTAGAGCAAGTAGAAGCTGCCATTGCCCAAATAGATAAATATCAAACAGCAGAAGATTTGCAAGCCTTAGAAGAAATCCGTGACGAACTAATTGGGCAAAAATATTTAGAAGAATTAGAGTATCGCAGCCGCAATAACAACGAAACTGCAAGTACAAATTTTCACAACTATCGTACCCCTAACGGATTTCTAGTTTTAATTGGTCGCAACAACCGCCAAAATGACCAATTAACATTTCGTGTAGCCGGGGATTATGACTTATGGTTTCACGCCCAAGAAATCCCCGGTAGCCATGTACTATTGCGTTTAGATCCTGGTGCAGTTCCAGATGCGAATGACTTGCAGTATGTAGCCGACTTAGCCGCTTACTACAGTCGCGGTCGCCAAAGTGACCAAGTACCAGTGGTATACACTGAACCCAAATACGTTTATAAACCCAAAGGCGCTAAACCAGGAATTGCCATTTACAAGCAGGAACGCATTCTTTGGGGAAAACCGCAGTCGGTTGGTTATTGA
- a CDS encoding DUF4330 domain-containing protein, which translates to MAILDSKGRLFGKVNILDLGALLVIVLVIFGIFVFPGTSSSVAQLNAKTVPIEVDLVVRGLNVRDPKKLEEKGLKDGGKTKVIIRNQPYGEIEIKSVQLLPRTVVVSQPDGSVKELPDPKANNFSTDMLLTLDGKAQVTEDGPVLGNSKVKIGMPFELEGFNYNFNATVIDIRLQG; encoded by the coding sequence ATGGCTATTTTAGATTCCAAAGGTCGCTTGTTTGGCAAAGTAAATATCCTTGATTTAGGTGCTTTGCTAGTTATTGTGTTAGTTATATTTGGTATTTTCGTATTTCCAGGGACTTCTAGTAGTGTTGCTCAACTCAATGCTAAAACTGTACCCATAGAGGTAGACTTGGTTGTTCGTGGCTTAAATGTACGCGATCCCAAAAAATTAGAAGAAAAGGGGTTGAAAGACGGCGGTAAAACTAAAGTTATTATTCGTAACCAACCTTACGGTGAGATTGAAATTAAATCTGTACAACTTCTACCCAGAACAGTAGTAGTTTCTCAACCAGATGGTTCTGTTAAAGAATTACCAGATCCCAAAGCTAACAACTTCAGTACAGATATGCTGTTAACCTTAGATGGTAAAGCACAAGTTACTGAAGATGGGCCAGTTTTAGGTAATAGTAAAGTAAAAATTGGTATGCCTTTTGAACTGGAAGGCTTCAATTACAATTTCAATGCAACTGTTATCGATATCAGATTGCAAGGTTAG
- a CDS encoding M48 family metallopeptidase, whose protein sequence is MNRKDLVANYRVWRRRWLYPLISVVVALSLSLGTPIVGRALDLRPLLLQGVQVLQLSNISDRQEVELGGQMNQELRGQVRISRNEALTNYVERIGRRLAANSDRPNLPYTFQVVEDDAVNAFATLGGFVYINTGTIKTADNEAELASVMAHEIGHIGGRHLVRQMRQRALASGVASAAGLDRSTAVNIGVELALNRPRSRQDEYDADARGLRTLTRSGYAPSAMVSFMQKLLKQGGSVPTFLSTHPGTSDRITSLRREINSQSSGGRDGLDNAAYRARIRSIL, encoded by the coding sequence ATGAATAGGAAAGACTTGGTTGCAAATTATCGTGTGTGGCGGCGGCGTTGGTTGTATCCATTAATTTCGGTGGTTGTCGCTTTAAGCTTGTCTCTAGGTACACCAATAGTTGGCAGAGCTTTAGATTTGCGTCCGCTTTTATTACAGGGTGTGCAAGTACTTCAGCTGTCTAATATATCCGATCGCCAGGAAGTAGAATTAGGCGGTCAGATGAATCAAGAACTGCGTGGTCAAGTGAGAATTTCCCGCAATGAGGCACTTACCAACTATGTAGAAAGAATTGGACGGCGTTTGGCAGCAAATAGCGATCGCCCTAATCTTCCTTATACATTCCAAGTAGTGGAAGATGATGCTGTAAATGCCTTTGCCACTTTAGGCGGTTTTGTTTATATCAACACAGGTACTATCAAAACCGCAGACAATGAAGCGGAACTAGCCAGCGTGATGGCTCATGAGATCGGTCATATTGGTGGTAGACATCTAGTAAGACAGATGCGCCAAAGAGCGTTAGCTAGTGGTGTCGCCTCAGCCGCAGGTTTAGACCGTAGTACAGCAGTGAATATTGGTGTGGAATTAGCTCTCAACCGTCCTCGTAGCCGTCAAGATGAATATGATGCTGATGCAAGGGGATTAAGAACTTTAACTAGGTCTGGTTATGCTCCTTCTGCAATGGTTTCCTTTATGCAGAAGTTGCTCAAACAAGGAGGAAGTGTACCAACATTTTTGAGTACTCACCCCGGAACTAGCGATCGCATCACTTCTCTAAGACGCGAGATTAATTCTCAATCTAGTGGAGGACGAGACGGGTTAGATAATGCCGCCTATAGAGCAAGAATCCGGTCAATATTGTAG